In Musa acuminata AAA Group cultivar baxijiao chromosome BXJ3-9, Cavendish_Baxijiao_AAA, whole genome shotgun sequence, a single genomic region encodes these proteins:
- the LOC135648687 gene encoding phosphatidylglycerophosphate phosphatase 1, chloroplastic/mitochondrial-like isoform X1, translated as MQLLPIPNLSRDLIPPYPNPFPNLMLPISSLPFSHRSANPVDPSSSSSSFPLTQEGRRRRRGVQNNNKNSVRMGISSNSSSNWQWQRALGQLFNREGAASLLSVAASEPRLALPHLSVPDIRWVDWPALHRLGFRGVVFDKDNTLTAPYSLSLWPPLDPSFRLCRSAFPAGSIAVFSNSAGLKQFDPDGEEAKALEKSIGGIHVIRHEVKKPAGTAEDIERYFGCTASLLVMVGDRIFTDVVYGNKHGFLTILTEPLCLSEEPFIVEQVRKLERLLVNSWHQKGFEPPKHALLAEAKQCIKAPSS; from the exons ATGCAATTGTTGCCTATACCAAATTTATCACGTGACCTGATCCCACCGTACCCAAATCCATTTCCGAACCTAATGTTGCCAATCTCATCACTTCCCTTCTCCCACCGTTCTGCAAACCCAGTcgacccttcctcctcctccagcagCTTTCCCCTGACAcaagaagggaggaggaggaggagaggagtccAAAACAACAACAAGAATAGCGTGAGAATGGGCATTAGTAGCAATAGCAGCAGCAATTGGCAGTGGCAGCGGGCGCTGGGGCAGCTGTTCAACCGGGAGGGGGCGGCGTCCCTCCTGAGCGTGGCGGCGTCGGAGCCCCGCCTCGCCCTCCCACATCTTTCTGTTCCCGACATCCGTTGGGTCGACTGGCCCGCCCTCCACCGCCTCGGCTTCCGTGGCGTCGTCTTCGACAAGGACAACACACTCACAGCCCCTTACTCCCTCTCCCTCTGGCCCCCCCTCGACCCCTCCTTCCGCCTCTGCCGCTCTGCCTTCCCCGCTGGCTCCATCGCCGTCTTCAGCAACTCCGCCG GTCTAAAACAGTTTGATCCAGATGGCGAGGAGGCAAAAGCTCTGGAGAAGTCGATTGGGGGGATTCATGTTATCAGGCATG AGGTAAAGAAGCCAGCTGGAACAGCTGAAGACATAGAAAGATACTTTGGTTGTACAGCCTCACTTCTTGTCATG GTGGGAGATCGAATTTTTACCGACGTGGTCTATGGCAACAAACATGGTTTTCTAACTATATTAACAGAGCCATTATGCCTTTCTGAAGAACCTTTTATTGTCGAGCAG GTCAGGAAACTCGAGCGTCTTCTGGTCAATTCCTGGCACCAGAAAGGTTTCGAACCCCCGAAACATGCTCTTCTTGCAGAAGCTAAACAGTGTATAAAAGCTCCTTCCTCTTAA
- the LOC135648687 gene encoding phosphatidylglycerophosphate phosphatase 1, chloroplastic/mitochondrial-like isoform X2 codes for MLPISSLPFSHRSANPVDPSSSSSSFPLTQEGRRRRRGVQNNNKNSVRMGISSNSSSNWQWQRALGQLFNREGAASLLSVAASEPRLALPHLSVPDIRWVDWPALHRLGFRGVVFDKDNTLTAPYSLSLWPPLDPSFRLCRSAFPAGSIAVFSNSAGLKQFDPDGEEAKALEKSIGGIHVIRHEVKKPAGTAEDIERYFGCTASLLVMVGDRIFTDVVYGNKHGFLTILTEPLCLSEEPFIVEQVRKLECLLVNSDVTVRCSNINLPTNFLKPLSNINTD; via the exons ATGTTGCCAATCTCATCACTTCCCTTCTCCCACCGTTCTGCAAACCCAGTcgacccttcctcctcctccagcagCTTTCCCCTGACAcaagaagggaggaggaggaggagaggagtccAAAACAACAACAAGAATAGCGTGAGAATGGGCATTAGTAGCAATAGCAGCAGCAATTGGCAGTGGCAGCGGGCGCTGGGGCAGCTGTTCAACCGGGAGGGGGCGGCGTCCCTCCTGAGCGTGGCGGCGTCGGAGCCCCGCCTCGCCCTCCCACATCTTTCTGTTCCCGACATCCGTTGGGTCGACTGGCCCGCCCTCCACCGCCTCGGCTTCCGTGGCGTCGTCTTCGACAAGGACAACACACTCACAGCCCCTTACTCCCTCTCCCTCTGGCCCCCCCTCGACCCCTCCTTCCGCCTCTGCCGCTCTGCCTTCCCCGCTGGCTCCATCGCCGTCTTCAGCAACTCCGCCG GTCTAAAACAGTTTGATCCAGATGGCGAGGAGGCAAAAGCTCTGGAGAAGTCGATTGGGGGGATTCATGTTATCAGGCATG AGGTAAAGAAGCCAGCTGGAACAGCTGAAGACATAGAAAGATACTTTGGTTGTACAGCCTCACTTCTTGTCATG GTGGGAGATCGAATTTTTACCGACGTGGTCTATGGCAACAAACATGGTTTTCTAACTATATTAACAGAGCCATTATGCCTTTCTGAAGAACCTTTTATTGTCGAGCAG GTCAGGAAACTCGAATGTCTTCTGGTCAATTCCGATGTAACTGTTAGATGCTCAAATATTAATCTCCCAACAAATTTCTTGAAGCCTTTATCTAATATAAACACAGATTGA
- the LOC135649248 gene encoding uncharacterized protein LOC135649248, whose translation MSVLWEKSTTWRWLVQRTRDSKPFFFTFATVCGIVPGVIGYCVMQLTSSRNEQLEAHLRQTARPESTMMGQVNRERLAEFLGELQRKEDTNDRYVAALRGETLTRKPYVRIQPVPKENSEESNKETSKEK comes from the exons atgTCCGTATTGTGGGAGAAGAGCACGACATGGCGGTGGCTGGTGCAGAGGACCCGTGACTCGAAGCCCTTCTTCTTCACCTTCGCCACGGTGTGCGGGATCGTCCCCGGCGTCATCGGCTACTGCGTCATGCAGCTCACCAGCTCCCGCAACGAGCAGCTCGAGGCCCACCTTCGCCAGACTGCCCGCCCCGAATCGACC ATGATGGGGCAAGTCAACCGAGAGAGGCTGGCCGAGTTTCTGGGTGAGCTGCAACGCAAAGAGGACACAAATGACCGATACGTAGCTGCTCTGCGAGGGGAAACCCTGACTAGGAAGCCCTATGTTCGGATTCAACCAGTGCCAAAGGAGAACAGTGAAGAAAGCAACAAGGAGACCAGCAAAGAAAAGTAG